In one window of Camelina sativa cultivar DH55 chromosome 15, Cs, whole genome shotgun sequence DNA:
- the LOC104745000 gene encoding uncharacterized protein LOC104745000: MEKREDLYPNYFVQSPSTVINDPESEFQSSTRSDSAPLVLACVDEFQRHSDFLRNPENKFLYEDDEKMLVPLRSSSSGWWIVLQVGWRFLFSLGVALLVFYIATQPPHPNISFRIGRFNQFMLEEGVDSHGASTKFLTCNCSIKLIVDNKSNVFGLHIHPPSIKLFFGPLNFAKAQGPKLYALSHESTTFQLYIGTKNLAMYGAGREMDDMLHSRAGLPLILRISIISDFRVVWNIINPKYHNKVECLLLLGYNERHIEITMIREKCRLVS, from the exons ATGGAGAAAAGAGAGGACCTCTACCCAAACTACTTCGTCCAAAGCCCTTCAACGGTTATCAATGACCCCGAATCCGAATTCCAATCGTCGACTCGTTCTGACTCAGCGCCATTGGTCTTAGCCTGCGTCGATGAATTCCAAAGGCACTCAGATTTCTTGAGAAACCCTGAAAACAAATTCTTGTATGAGGACGATGAGAAAATGTTGGTGCCATTGCGGAGCTCCAGTTCGGGTTGGTGGATCGTTCTGCAAGTAGGTTGGAGGTTTTTGTTTAGCTTAGGAGTGGCATTGCTTGTCTTCTACATTGCTACTCAGCCTCCTCATCCTAACATTTCTTTTCGA ATTGGAAGGTTTAATCAGTTCATGTTAGAAGAAGGTGTTGATTCACATGGAGCGTCGACTAAGTTCCTCACTTGCAATTGCTCTATCAAGCTCATAGTAGATAACAAGTCTAATGTTTTCGGCCTTCACATTCATCCTCCATCGATCAAATTATTCTTTGGCCCACTCAACTTTGCAAAGGCCCAA ggaCCTAAATTATATGCGTTGAGCCATGAGTCAACAACATTTCAACTATACATAGGAACAAAGAACCTAGCAATGTATGGTGCAGGAAGAGAGATGGATGATATGCTTCACTCGAGAGCTGGATTGCCTCTAATACTGCGGATAAGCATAATTTCCGACTTTCGAGTTGTCTGGAATATTATTAACCCTAAGTACCATAACAAGGTCGAGTGTTTATTGCTCCTTGGTTACAACGAGAGGCACATCGAGATTACGATGATAAGAGAAAAATGTAGATTGGTATCTTAA
- the LOC104745001 gene encoding transcription factor MYB46-like, whose protein sequence is MMMRKPDVTTIRDKGKPNHACGGNNNKPKLRKGLWSPDEDEKLIRYMLTNGQGCWSDIARNAGLLRCGKSCRLRWINYLRPDLKRGSFSPQEEDLIFHLHSILGNRWSQIATRLPGRTDNEIKNFWNSTLKKRLKNNSNNNTSPGSSPNNSNSNSLDPRDQQHVDMGGNSTSMMDVYHHDENMMIVGNTMSMDSSSSFNFAPMVNSVGLNQLDDPLMISVPDNRYHQMGNTGNVFNVNGLGDYGNTILDPTSKRVSVEGDWFLPPSENTNGIACSTSNNLNLQVLDPCFNSKNLCHSESLGNMLEMEDGSWEIENPKIGDWDLDGLIDNNSSFPFLDFQVD, encoded by the exons ATGATGATGAGGAAACCGGACGTTACTACGATCAGAGACAAGGGCAAGCCAAATCATGCATGTGGTGGTAATAACAACAAACCGAAGCTAAGAAAAGGACTTTGGTCGCCTGATGAAGACGAGAAGCTAATAAGATACATGTTGACCAATGGACAAGGATGTTGGAGTGACATCGCTAGAAATGCTGGTCTTTTACGCTGTGGCAAAAGTTGTCGCCTTCGCTGGATCAATTACTTGAGGCCTGATCTTAAACGCGGCTCTTTTTCTCCTCAAGAAGAGGATCTCATCTTCCATTTGCATTCCATTCTTGGTAACAG GTGGTCTCAAATAGCTACTCGGCTTCCAGGTAGGACAGACAACGAGATCAAAAACTTTTGGAACTCGACATTGAAGAAGAGGCTGAagaacaacagcaacaacaatacTTCACCAGGATCATCACCTAACAATAGTAATAGTAATTCCTTGGACCCAAGAGATCAACAACATGTAGACATGGGAGGCAACTCAACGTCAATGATGGATGTATATCACCATGATGAAAACATGATGATTGTGGGGAACACCATGAGTATGGACTCTTCTTCCTCATTTAATTTTGCACCAATGGTTAATAGTGTGGGCTTAAACCAGCTTGATGATCCCTTGATGATATCAGTACCGGATAACAGATATCACCAAATGGGAAACACAGGGAATGTGTTCAACGTTAATGGTTTAGGAGATTATGGAAACACAATTCTTGATCCAACTAGCAAGAGAGTATCAGTAGAAGGTGATTGGTTTCTTCCCCCCTCGGAGAATACCAATGGCATTGCTTGTAGTACAAGCAACAACTTAAACTTACAAGTCCTTGATCCTTGCTTCAATAGCAAAAATCTTTGTCACTCAGAAAGCTTAGGAAATATGTTGGAGATGGAGGATGGTTCATGGGAaatagaaaaccctaaaatcggaGATTGGGATTTAGATGGTCTCATTGATAACAACTCTTCTTTTCCCTTCCTTGATTTCCAAGTCGATTga
- the LOC104745002 gene encoding E3 ubiquitin-protein ligase makorin-like encodes MSSDRILCKFFVHGSCLKGENCEFSHDSKDPPNNVCTFYQKGICFYGSRCRYDHVRASSNVPQTPPLTSDSESLDRSLSSTTPSMRNLQQQQQGDDKSSNVYCIHPREYPICSFAAAGDCPRGNQCPHMHGDLCATCGKKCLHPFRPEEREEHTKECVKKQKHIEALKRSQDIECSVCLDRVLSKATPGERKFGLLTECDHPFCIQCIRNWRSSAPVSGMDVNSTLRACPICRKLSYFVVPSVVWYSTPEEKKEIIDIYKAKLRSIDCKHFNFGNGSCPFGASCFYKHAYSDGHLEEVVLRHLGTQEGDNIRLSELLGGLQIF; translated from the exons ATGTCCTCCGACAG gatACTGTGCAAGTTCTTTGTCCATGGCTCGTGCTTAAAAGGGGAAAATTGTGAATTTTCTCATGACTCCAAGGATCCTCCGAATAAT GTTTGCACATTCTACCAAAAAGGGATATGCTTTTACGGAAGTAGATGTAGATATGATCATGTCAGAGCTTCTTCCAATGTTCCTCAAACACCACCTCTTACCTCTGATTCTGAGTCTCTTGATCGCTCTTTATCATCCACAACTCCCTCTATGAGGaatctgcaacaacaacaacaaggcgATGACAAATCCTCTAACGTCTACTGTATCCATCCAAGAGAATACCCAATCTGCTCATTCGCTGCAGCTGGTGATTGTCCGCGAGGTAACCAATGTCCTCATATGCATGGAGACCTCTGTGCTACTTGTGGAAAGAAGTGTTTGCATCCTTTTAGACCTGAAGAACGAGAAGAGCATACTAAAGAATGCGTGAAGAAGCAAAAGCACATCGAGGCTTTGAAACGTAGCCAAGATATTGAGTGTAGCGTGTGTTTGGATCGTGTCTTGTCAAAGGCTACTCCAGGGGAAAGGAAGTTTGGGTTGTTGACTGAGTGTGATCATCCGTTTTGTATACAGTGCATTCGTAATTGGCGTAGTAGTGCTCCTGTTTCAGGAATGGATGTGAACAGTACGTTGAGAGCTTGTCCTATATGTCGCAAACTCTCTTACTTTGTTGTCCCGAGTGTTGTCTGGTACTCTACTCctgaagagaaaaaggaaattatcgACATTTACAAGGCGAAACTGAG ATCAATCGACTGTAAGCACTTCAACTTTGGAAATGGAAGCTGCCCATTTGGAGCAAGTTGTTTCTATAAG CATGCATATTCTGATGGTCACTTGGAAGAAGTTGTTTTACGGCATCTTGGTACTCAAGAAGGAGACAATATCAG GCTATCAGAGTTACTTGGTGGCCTGCAGATTTTCTAA